ATAATATAATCCTGCATGAACCACGCCCGAGTTATGGCTTGACTGGTGTTGTGCAACGCTCGATTCTTTCTCAAAGAGAGAGACCTTCGCCTCCGGGTAATCGAGCAAAAGTTGCCGTGCAACGGCTAGCCCATTGATCCCGCCTCCAATAATCGCATACTTGATTGTTGCCACAATTAACTCCTTTAGATGATGACACTAATATGAAAAAATTAAAAAAAATTGAGAATTTATCCGATCAGGCGTTTACCCTCATTCGTGAGGCGATCATGAACAATGTGCTAAAACCCGGGAAACTCTACTCAGCGACCGAAATTGGGGAATGGATCGGTGTGTCACGGACGCCCATTCGTGAGGCGGCGCAACAGCTCGCAAATATTGGTCTGGTGCGAGTAGAAAAGAATCGTGGGATTCGCATTTTGCCTACATCGTTGCAGGGATTAATTGAGTCCTTTCAAATTCGTCTGATGCTGGAAGTGCCGATGATTCGTAAAACGGCAACTTCCCGCAGTGATGACGATTTAGTGCTCATTAAAGAGGCGTTTGAGAAGTTTCAGGTCGCTGCTGAATCCGATGATGCAAAAGCGACGTTGGAAGCTGATAAAGAGTACCATTTGGCGATCTTAAAGGCTTCGGGCATTGGGCGTGCGCTCACCATTATTGAAAACACGCGAAACACCGTACTTCTCACAGGGCCAAGCACGATTCCTCATTCACGTTCTTGCATGGATGCGTTTAATGATCATAAAGCGCTCCATGAAGCGATTCTTACGAAAGATGCCGTTCAAGCGGGCATTGAGATGGAAAGACATATCATCAATACGGCGAACATGCTGATTACGCAGGAATCTAAAAGTCGTGACGATTGGGAAGGTGCTGAGCTTTTAGAGCAATTTGAGTGGATCTGTAATCCGCGGTAAATTCTCCTCGTTTAATTATTATTTAACACCATTTTTATCACAGTAGTATGTTGCATGCAACTAAAAAAGTGCAATGGATTATTACGCCCATGAATTTGCCCGTTAATGGATCAGATCAAAAGGAGAGAGAAATCATTATGGAAGCCGCGATGCGCAGTTTTGCAGTGAAACTTAATAAAGCGATTAAAGAGGATATGGAGCGCCTATTGCCGCTGATGGAAGGGGAGGCGGTCTATGGGATTGCACTCGTGGCGGACTCTTTTTTGGAATCGCTCTATATCGCCATTAATACCGAAGAATCGCTTGCCGCGCTCATGAGTGAAACGGAAGCGAAATATGGGGAGATCGCGCCGATGGATCGCCTTAAGCTCCGCTGGCAACCGGAAGCGTGGGTCTATAACAGCAGTAATTTGCAATTTCCCGCGATGCTCGAGCTTAATCAATTTTTAGTTAATAAAACCGTCGAGGATTTTAACGGCTTTGAGATGCTCTTTTATGAAACGGTTCTCGATGAGATGACTAAACTCGATCGTAATGGCGTTTTTGGCGAGATGGAGAGAAGGGTCGATCGCATTATTTTTCTCACCATTGAGGGGGATTCCCGCCGCGTGAGTATCGAAAATTTCTTTGCGAGCCAACTTAATAGCGAAGCACAATTTGCAGAGTTTATGGCGCGTTTTGAGCCAATCCATCAGAAATAAAATAAGCAATAAACCAAACAATAAAACGGGCGTAAAGCAGGCAAGAAACAACCTGCAGGAACTTCTTAATATAGGGAAGTACACTGCAGGTTTTTTATACCTCAATATTTTATATTGATTACGACCATTTAGCGTTGCGGTCCTAAATAGGCCAACCAGCGTTTTTCGCACTTTCTAAAGATAAAGACGAGCACAAACGTGATGGCGATATAGAGTGCTGCCGCAATTAAAAACGGGGTAAATACCGCAAAGGTTTGGTAATGCACCTGTTTCGCAAATCCTAAAATATCCACTAGCGTGATGGCAGACGCTTGCGCTGTTCCGTGCAGCATAAAGATCACCTCGTTCCCATAAGCGGGAAGGGCGCGTCTAAATCCTGATGGGAAAATAATGCGGCGAAAGAGCGTGAATTTGCTCATACCAAAAGCCATTCCGGCCTCGATCTCCCCTTTAGGAGTGTTTTTAATCGAGCCTTTAAAAATCTCTAAGGAATAGGCGGCGGTATTGAGCGAAAACGCCACAAGCGCACATGCATACGGCTCACTTAAAATATTATCCCAGAGCCATTCAATATCGCGAATCGCTTCAAACTGCCCAAGCCCAAAGTAGAGAATATAGATCTGGACAAGAAGTGGCGTGCCGCGGAAAAAATAGCTGTAGGCATCAATTGGCAGATGAATCCATTTGCGTTTTGAGAGCGCTAAAATCGAGAGCGGTACCGCAAGTAAGAGGCCGGCAATCGATGAGATAAAGGTGAGCTGAATGGTGAGCCATATGGCCTCTAAAAGCTCCGGAAAACGGTCAATCATCGTACTCATATCGACACCTCTGTACTAAATCCGAGGCTGTAACGGCGCTCTAAAAAGCGAATCACTAAGATCGATAGGCTCGTGAAAAGGAGGAATCCGATGCTCGCTACCATATAAAAGTTAAAGGTCAAACGCGTCGCTTTCCCCGCATTATTGGCCATAAAGACAAGATCTTGCAGCCCAATGAGTGAAACGAGTGCGGTTGTTTTAAGAAGTACCAGCCAGTTATTGCTTAAGCCCGGCAGTGCAAAACGCATCGCTTGAGGGAATAAAATGCGGCGGTAGATATGGTTTTTAGGCATACCGAGTGCGACAGAGGCTTCCACTTGGCCTTTTGGAACGGCTAAAATCGCCCCACGAAACGTTTCGGTAATAAAAGCGCCGAAATAAAAGCCGATCGTAATCACGCCCGAAATAAAGGGGGTGAGAAAAATATTTTTCGTGCCGATCAGCCCCGTAATCCAGTTTAACAACTCCTGAATCCCGTAAAAGAAGAGGAAAATTAGCACAAGATCCGGAATGCCGCGAATGATCGTGGTGTAACTGCTAATGGTAAAACGAAGCGTTTTTGATTGACTAAAGGAGAGAAATGCTGCCCCTAAACCAAAAAAAAGTGCTGCCAAAAACGAGGTAATGCCGAGGGTGATGGTAAGGAAAAACCCCTCGAGTAACGAGGGGGAATATTCAATAATTTCGTTCATCCAGACTTATTCTCCGAAACTATCTTTAAGCGTCACAATGCGGTTAAAGACAAGTGCGTCACCGGCTTTTGAGTCACGGGTGAAGTAAGCAATGCGCTCAAATTGATACGGAACTTGTGCTTCTGATTTGGCAAGCTCAGGTTCAACTTTCGCTGTTTTCACCACTAATGAATCATCGGCGATGTAGTCGAGCATATCGCCCTCTTCACCAGCAGGATTGGTCACCGTAAAGAGACGGTTATATTCGTTGATCGTCGCATCAACGGCGGTTTTGCAAGTAACCCATTGGATTACGCCGCGCGCTTTAACGCCTTCAACATTTTTACCAAGCGAACCGGGAACGATTTCAGCGATCACCTCGATCACCTCACCATTTTCGTCTTTCACAACGTCTGTGGCTTTAATGATATAGGCACCGCGTAGACGAGTATATTTGCCTAAGACTAAGCGTTTGTAGTGTTTGTTCGCTTCTTCTCTAAAGTCCGCGCGCTCAATGAAAATCTCATTACTAAAGAGGATCTCACGGCGGCCGCGCTCTTCTTGTTGCGGGTGATTCGGAACGCTCACCATTTCGTCCGCCTCAACGTTGGTTAAGGTGACTTTGATGGGATCCATAACCGCCATGCGGCGATCGGCTTGTTCATTTAATACATCGCGCATTGCTTGATCGAGCTGTTGCACTTCGATGTAGTTTTCCGATTTAGTCACCCCAATGCGATCACAGAAAAGATGAAGCGCTTCAGGAGGGCAGCCGCGGCGACGTAATCCTGCGATGGTTGGCATGCGAGGATCGTCCCAGCCATCCACATGACCTTCAGCTACGAGCTGGGTTAAACGGCGTTTTGAGGTCACGGTATACTCTAAGTTTAAGCGTGAAAACTCATATTGATGCGGGGTATGCTCAACGCCGCAATGCTCCACAAACCAATCATATAAAACGCGGTGATCTTCAAATTCAAGCGTACAAATCGAGTGGGTAATGCCTTCAAATGCATCGCTTAAGCTGTGCGCGAAGTCATACATCGGATAGATGCACCATTTGTTGCCGGTTTGGTGATGATCTTCATGGCGAATACGATAGATCGCAGGGTCACGCAGATTCATGTTGGGTGCGCTCATATCGATCTTGGCACGTAAAATTTTAGCGCCGTCTTCAAATTCGCCGTTACGCATACGCTCAAACAGATCGAGGTTTTCTTCAATCGAACGTTCACGATAGGGGGAGTTTTTGCCCGGTTCAGTTAAGGTTCCGCGCATTGCACGAAGCTCGTCCGCACTGCTGTCATCAACATAGGCTAGCCCTTTTTTAATGAGGGTGACCGCCGCGTCATAAAACTTCTCAAAATAATCGGATGCATAGAATAGATTGTCCCACTTAAAGCCAAGCCACTCCACGTCCTTTTTGATCGACTCAACAAACTCGATCTCTTCTTTCGTTGGGTTGGTGTCGTCAAAACGAAGGTTGCATTTTCCACCGTAATCGCGCGCAATTCCGAAGTTTAAACAGATCGATTTCGCGTGACCAATGTGTAGATAGCCATTCGGTTCAGGGGGGAAACGGGTGTGGATATCAGAGGGTTGCTGGTATTTTCCACTAGCTAAATCCTGATCAATAATTTGACGAATAAAATTAGTGCGAATGGTACTTTCTGACATATCTATTCTGGCCTTTCTGATAGTGTAAATTTATAAATTCAAAGTTTGATATTTTATCATAGAAAACGCGTGATTTCGACTGATTGAGATCACGCATTTTTACGCTAAGCTATCTTGTTTGATGGTAAGCTAATCGATTGAGTTTAACATGGTTTCCACATTGCGTTTGAAGAGCTTGATATAGCTATTGGCTGTATCATCTTTGGTGAGCGCATCAGAATAGAGGATGCCGCCGTTTTTGAGCTTGAGATCCTCCATCAGATTTTTAAGAAGGCGCGAGGCTTCAATGTTTTCAAAAAAGAGCGTGGTGATATTGTTCTTTTTAATAAGCGTCATCGTTTCCGCCAAATCACCGGCAGAGGGTTCGCCCGCAAAATGGGAATTCATTAAGGTGTGGAAATGCACGCCATATTCATGCTCAAAATATTGGAAACTATTGTGCAAAATAAGGAAGTGGGGCGCTCTGTTTGATTTGGCCTTAAGACTGTCGCGCGTCCATTTATCAAGGGCTAAAAGCTCTTTTTGATAATCTTCGAAATTGGCCTCGTAGTGGGCTTTCCCTTCAGGGTCTAGGGCGATGAGCTCCTGTTTAATGGCATCAGCCATCTTGATCACATTGAGCGGGCTTTGCCAGATATGTGGGTCAAATTCGCCATGCTCATGGTCGTGATTCTCGTGATCGTGAGCTGTATGGCCATCGTGATCATCGTGGTGTCCTGAATGGTCGTGGTCGTGATGATGATTGGGGTCGGCAGGAAGTGGAGCGATGGCAGTGCTCACGTCTAGTAGCGCACCATTAAAACCAGAAGCATCGACGGTGCGGGTTAACCAACCTTCAAAGTGAAGCCCGTTAATAATGAAAAGATCGGCTTTTTTAAGATCGATAAAATCGTAGGGCGTTGGCTCATAGGTGTGGGCATTTTGATTGGCACCAATGATGGCCTTGCTCTGAATGCGCTCACCGCCGATGGTTTCGGTAATATCATTTAAGATGGAAAAACTGGTGATCACATTGAGCTTTTTCGCAAGGGCGGGCGACAATGTGAGTAGGCATAGGGTGGAAAATAGCGCTATCAATCGCTTCATGGGACTGATCTCCTTAAGGGGTTATTCTATCAAAAGTTTATTTTGTATTGCTTAATTGACTACATATGTAGACAATTGAGTTAATAGACATTATAGCCTGAAGTGATCGAATCTGCTGAAAATATCTTAGAATTAGCCTCGAATGAGTTGAATCAGCGGGTTTGTTGGGTCGAGCAGCAGTTTAATCGCCATGATGGTACTTAAGATAATAAGAAGGGGTTTAATTAATCGTGCGCCAAAGCGAACCGCAAAGCGGCTACCAATCTGCGCGCCGACAAATGCGCCCACCGCCATGCAGAGCGCAATCACAAAATAGGCGTTGCCGTGAAATAAAAAGACAAGAAGCGAGCCTAAATTACAGGAGAAATTGGCAAGTTTTGTGTAGGCATTGGCGCTCAATAAGCCATGACCTTGAAGGGCGACAAACGCGACGATATAAAACGACCCTGTTCCCGGACCAAAAACGCCATCGTAAAAACCAATGAGTGGCACAAAGGTGAAGAGAAACAGCAGGCGTGGCATTTTGGGTTTCCGCTCAACGTCAGTAAATTTGGGCGAAAAGATAAAATAGGTTGCGATCACTAGAAGTAGGATCGGGGCAGCGGCTTTCAAATATTCTTGTGGAATTTGGCTAATGAGATTGGCACCGAGCATTCCGCCACTAAAGGCAAGGAGTGCAATGGGCCCCCCTTTTTTCCAATTGATCAGTTTACGGCGTGCAAAAGCGGCCGTTGCGGAGAAGGAGCCGGCCGTTGCTTGGAGTTTATTGGTGGCGATGGCGTTAATTGGCGGGAGTCCTGCAATCATAAGGGCAGGAAGGGTGAGTAATCCGCCTCCGCCCGCAATGGCATCGATGGTTCCGGCAATCATTGCGACAAGGGTGAGTAGGGCGATAATATCCGCTTCCATAGGATCCTTTTTTGAGGTGTCTGAGTTATTGTTATAAGACAAGATTCGGCGTAAAGGTACGGATCTCGTTGAGGAGTAAGACCGTTCTGCGTTACACTATACCCCATCATTTTTAGAGAAGGAAGAGGCGTTATGGCGAATTTATCGGAGTGGCGAGATGGGCTAAAATCGATCTACGATCGGGAGCCACATTTTAAAGTACTCGATCCACTATTGTGCATCCAATCGTTAACGGCAGGATTGAAATCGCTCGGCGCTGACTTTTCCGTTTCCTTGTTATTTTTAGGTAATCGCCAAATTGAAGCGCTCGGCGATCCGCGATTTAATGCATTGTCTGATCATTATCTCTTTAGCCGAGAGGTCTTTTTGCTTCTTAATGGAACTCCGGTTGTATGGGCGCAGAGTCTTTGTCAAGGAATGCCCTCCTCCCTTGAAAAAGGGCGGGTGAATGAGTCGCGCTGGCTTGAAATTCTCGATTGCGGAACGGAACCGCTCGGGCATAAACTCTTTGATGGTTCGCTCCCGATTACACGTACCCCGTTTGAATATGCGGTGGTGAAAAATCCGCCCACGTTTGCGTGGGGAATGGAGGTTCAAGATCATTCTGATCATGCTCTCGATGTTCCAACCGTTATTGCGCGCCGTTCGATATTTGATTGGGCTGGCGATGGATTGGAATTGACGGAATATTATCTCCCTGCACTCTTTGAGTTTATCGGCGAAAAATCGATTGAGCGTGCTGTATGACGATTCTCTTTGCGCTTTTAGCGCTCGTATTGATTGTGATCGGCGCACTTGGATCGGTCTTCCCGATTTTGCCGGGGCTTCCTTTGATGTTTGTGGGGTATTGGTGGCTCGCCTATCTCGATGGATTTACGCGCATGTCGCTTGTAAGCGTGATCGTTGTCGGTGTGATCGCCGGAATTGGCTCTGTGATCGATTATTTAGCGACGGCCTATGGCGCAAAACTTACCGGATCGGGGCGAAAAGGCATTTGGCTTTCGATGTTAGGCTCGATTGTGGGATTGTTAGTTGCGTCGATTTTAGGCATGGTGATCGGACTTGTGCTCGGGGCAATGCTCGGTGAAATTTTAGATCGGAAAGATCTCTACAACGCGGGAAAGGTTGGATTAGGTGCTTTTTTAGGCTTTGCAGTGGGGCTTGTGATTCGCGTGATTTTCTCCATTTTGATCTTAATCTATGCGGTAATCCAAACCATTAAGATGATCGCAAGTGGGGTGGAGGGCATGGAGATCAATTGGGCGTGGGTGAAAACGCTAGCGGTTTCGCTCTGGAAGCTTGTGGGTGGGGGATAGGAAGAGGTACGTTACCAGTTTTTAAATAAAACTTGAGGCAAAGAAAAAGCACTGACTCGTTTGAATCAGTGCTTCTTATGTGGCGGAACGGACGGGACTCGAACCCGCGACCCCCTGCGTGACAGGCAGGTATTCTAAACCAACTGAACTACCGCTCCTAATTTGCTATTGCTAGCGTCTAGGTGAAGTATTATACTAAAGTAAATTTAATTGTCTAGCATAATTTTTGTTCAATCTTAACTGCTTCACCTAACTCAACTAAGATTGTTTGCGTATTTGATCTTATAAATGTAATCAAACATACGTTAAAACTGGCGGAACGGACGGGACTCGAACCCGCGACCCCCTGCGTGACAGGCAGGTATTCTAAACCAACTGAACTACCGCTCCTAAGTTTTGTTTCTCGTTGTTGCCAACTGAGGATTCGTATTATACAAAGAAAAAAACATTTGTCATCTTTTTTTATTAAATTGGCTAACAATGGCGCACCGGCGATCATAAATGAACGAGTTAGACGGGAAAAACTCTCGTGTTGCGTGCGAGCCGTGCTACTATAAATGCAGTTAAATTTATCACACTCAACATTGCGAGGTACGATTGAGATGGCCAAATTACGACAATTGATGATGCTCAGCGCGCTTTTACTGGTAGGAAAGATCGGGATTGCCGATTCGCTAACTATCGAGCCGATTTCAGCTGAACGAGAGATTCGCGCGGTGCTCGATATGGAGTCTAATCGTTTTGCCATCGTCGGCGGTTGCAATACCTTTACCGGTTCGATGTATCTTAAAGAGCACGATATTTTTCGTACCAATCCCCACCGTTTAGCCGTAACTAAGATGGCGTGTGAGGTGGAGATGGAAGGGCTCGATCAAAAAGTGCGCTCCTTTTTACGCAATAAACCGAAGATGGTGCGAAAGGGCGATGCGCTCTATCTCGTTGGAAATATTCGTGGCGAGTCTGAGAGCCGTTACATTCCGGTAGAGCTTGATAAGGGCGCGTTTAGAGATATTGAGGCGCTTGAATATGATACGACGTTTCTCTATGTTTCCGGTAAACCGGCGGTCTGTAAGTTAGGAACGACAGAATCGGGCGAAACCTGCCTGCTCGTTCGTAAAAAACCGGAGGATCAGTGGGAGATCTATAAAGGGGAGATTGAAGGATTTACTCCCAATGAGAATATCGATTATCGTCTCCGCTTAAAAGCTTATCCCCGTGCAGATGGTGAAACGCGTCTCGTCCTTGATATGATTGTCGAACAGGTGTCGATCGATACCAAAGAGGAGCTCGATGAAGCAGGGATCGATGCGGAAGGGCTCGAGCCGTAACCGATAGCGGTTACTGATAGAGACTCATAAATTACCGGAATAGATAATAAAAAACGCGAGGATCGTAGGATGGCTCGCGTTTTTGTCTTAGCTCGTCTTATATATATCTATATATGGGTAGATAAAAAGATTACAGCCAACCTTTTCGCTTAAAGAGTAGGTAGGGCGCAATTCCGGATAAAAACATCAGTCCGATCGAGAGCGGATAACTGTAACGGAAATTGAGCTCCGGCATAAAGGCAAAGTTCATACCATAGATACTTGCAATAAGCGTCGGTGGCAGAAAGACCACCGATGCAATGGAGAAGATCTTGATAATACGGCTCTGCTCAAGGGAGATTTTACCCATAGCAGCATCGAGCAGGAAGTTTACCTTGTCAAAGAGAAACGAGGTGTGACTGGTGAGCGATTCTAAGTCGCGCAGAATTTCCCGTACATCTTCATTTTGATCATTGGTTAATAGTCGGCCCCGCAATAAAAAGGAGAGCGAACGGCGCGTATCCATTAAGGATAGTCGAGCTTTACCATTAATATCTTCTTGAATAGAGATCTCCGATAAGATCGTATCCATATCGACTTTTTTTAGCTCGTCATCTTCCTCTTGCTCAAGCTCTTTTTGCCGGCGGCGACGGGATTTGCGGGGCTCTTTCTCTTCCGTTTTATTGCCATTAATGAGCACATAAGGACTTGTTGATTCAAGCTTGGTGTAGATAAGTTCAAGAACGTCAGCAACGTGTTCAACCGCCGTTTCATGAAGGCCAATTAAGATGTCCATCACATCAATGACCGATTCCATATCATTAATTTGCGGATGGCGAGCGCGTAGGCGATAGAGTCTAAAAGAGCTTAAATCCTCATCGTGCAGGGTAAAGAGGCGGCCATTATAGATTGAGAAAGCGACGGTGACATTGGTAACCCGATCGCCAAAATCATTTAAAAAGAAGCTGTGGACGTGAATCCCATCTTCATCTTCATAAAAGCGTGCGGACGCCTCGATATCTTTAATCTCCGCTTTCTCCGGCAACTCAAAATTGTAATAAGCTTCAACTAAGGCGCGTTCTTCTTCGGTAGGATCGACAAGATCAATCCAGATCATCTCTTTTTGAAAATCGTCGTTCGATGAGATTTTGCTCTGCACCAGTCGACCATTTTTTAATATAAACGCTGTAATCACCTTAGTTTACCTCCTGATTTTAGCGGGAAAGTGGTTTTTATGAAGAATAAGAGCATATTATAGCGTATCTCTTTTTGCTTGCCGAGAGTTTTAGAAAAGGGCGGTTTTGGCACACTTTTTTCCATCAAAAAAGAAGAGTTGATCAAAAAATAAGCATGTGATAATCTCTTGAATTTACAGGGATATCACCCCGATAAATGCAATAAATTAAAAAAAAATTTGCTTTTTAGTCTGAATGCGTTATAAGCATGCCATAGAGTTTTTATATAGGAGAAAACCATGACAGCAGGATACGACGATTTTATTGATGAGGATCTTATTGAAGAGGAAGAAATTCCTGAGGTAAAACCCAATAAATCTCAAGCGTGGCGTGATATTGAAGCGATTCGTGAACAGCGCGCATTAGAGAAAAAGCTCGCAAAAGAGTACGAGCTTGAAAGTTTTGAAGATGATTGGGATTTTGATGATCTCGATGATTAATATTTAGACAAAATCATCAATTCACCTTGAAAAAATTATAATGGACCTCAAATTATAGGTGTTATAGAATTTTTACGTAGGGAAAAGATCATGTCAGATACAAAAAATGAGATGGATGTAGAGCTTGAAAATGATGCGCTCGACGCAGAAGCGACTGATGAAGTGGTGGAAGGCGAAGAGAGCGAATTAACGCTTGAAGAGTTAACGGCTGCGTATGAAGCAGCACAAGCGGAAAAAGAGAAGCTATATAATCAATATTTACTCGCAGCCGCCGATGTGAAAAACATCAAACGCCGTGCTGAGATTGATGTGGCAAACGCCCATAAATATGCGCTTGATAAATTTGTAAAAGAATTACTGCCCATTTTAGATGCGATGGAGCTCGAATTAAACGCGTTGCAAAAATCTGAAAATGATGAAGTAAAACAATTTATCACAGGATCAGAGCTCACCTACAAAATGCTCTTAAATGCATGTGAGAAATTTGGCGTCGTCCAGATTAATCCCACCGGTGAAAAACTCGACCCTGAGCGTCATCAAGCCATTACCATGCAGAAAAATCGTGAATTTGAATCCGGTCATGTGATTCAAGTGGTGCAAAAAGGATATTTGCTAAACGAACGCGTGGTACGAGCGGCACAGGTGATTGTTGCAGAATAGCCGCACGATTAGGGCGCTTCTGAGCTTTTATTGAGATAAAGCTAGAAAAAAAGGAATACATGCCTTATCATTTAGTTAGTTAAATGTAGCTTTTAGGTGCCTCGGGTACTTAAATATTGCCAACTTTTTTAGAGGAGATGCAAATGTCACAACAAAGTTCAGATAGAATTACTTTCCCCATTCTAGCGGTATTAAGTGGTGCGTGTTTATTAGGGATTGTGGTTGTACTTGTTAAATCACTTGTGATGCATTTCATGTAA
The window above is part of the Ignatzschineria sp. RMDPL8A genome. Proteins encoded here:
- the grpE gene encoding nucleotide exchange factor GrpE codes for the protein MSDTKNEMDVELENDALDAEATDEVVEGEESELTLEELTAAYEAAQAEKEKLYNQYLLAAADVKNIKRRAEIDVANAHKYALDKFVKELLPILDAMELELNALQKSENDEVKQFITGSELTYKMLLNACEKFGVVQINPTGEKLDPERHQAITMQKNREFESGHVIQVVQKGYLLNERVVRAAQVIVAE